In one window of Epinephelus fuscoguttatus linkage group LG20, E.fuscoguttatus.final_Chr_v1 DNA:
- the znf646 gene encoding zinc finger protein 646 isoform X2 — protein sequence MAVQDPGRTTGFPCKQCGIVCPNMPTLLEHMDIHLQQEEERKFKCDECGRGYRHAGSLANHKKTHEVGSFRCNICGKENSNALALKSHLRSHTSQKKYACTECGKAFRLASQLATHERVHLARRVKEQSYRKVDMEYPTHEDRHETEDRHETENNHTHLLSEQSAGVGISTESSPAEDKLEVVYNAQSEPSDDAANRPFRCDLCDKSYIHHRSLTNHKKTHQVGMFECTVCFKLFSNMAALYSHQRSHKARSGTDPNSMGGSYTGTPMDQFSPQSQEAPVNFCHLCQVLFPNDEEFQEHIQMHNSSSLSFGLQDTLSENHNISYDNSIASPESNFYASPINNVPSVSSIDNHGGFDQPQEQIRRNGHVYSDCSNNQTPPSNGTQGEPPIIDTSILNPALTLDTDNAAEMEEMSTVDSDERPFKCQICGKSYRHSGSLINHKRSHQVGIYQCSICRKSYPHLAALKSHLRLHKAQSSSYGLNAEGDWLSSEPLTLDNQQGCYSSQDEEGDRTHPVLGMDQENGVDHSNGALYHEQFNQDFIQDMTVHLPHNEHLMQRHMCADCGETFANIAGIKSHSCPLLQQQHDTASSDYDSNINFQGSNGNCAIGNPGSNVEFHGLNGSHDQSYFEQNFHDNMSSDQLNGGAEGDDVDEEDDDGDLYQCSICGNSYTSMRALRSHLRGHTQSHSTPASSGPSSMSSHEEVKDEEPGEMMICSTCGESFATRQDLNAHQLLHTQDQVDNVNHSHINNSDVSQGKEEAQSIICGSCGIFCTSYHHLENHGCTAERTDESTQGKEEMKVNDVAQCEDMSHVKETVDTQNRQYKCDQCGRSYRHPGSLLNHKKSHKTGVFRCLVCQKRFYNLLALKNHQRSHFDIKRHTCHECGKAFKIQKQLLNHLRRHKENQAKIQDLNNQIQALMQMNGTRSEGGMQSLTSNANQAFTSSRCCKQLPGGKRGQTKCETSVKSEDTGDQRPFACDQCGRTYRHAGSLVNHRNSHKTGEYYCSVCNNTYSNQLAMKNHLRTHFAYKKHSCQNCGKGFRGKKQLLAHICAGLRKDGAGGKRGLKSRALKCKECKQAFHSVDQLTAHACDGPSGSNDAQTNTSPKKEERPFMCNICNRSYRHAGSLLNHKNTHKTGHFSCTFCSKPFTNPMALRNHTRIHTQKKKYVCLTCGKAFRLASILHNHQRVHNRVASHFSCPACGKSFQGRSGLKRHRCRRGQENSPRAGVQQSERGDKCFISTPR from the exons ATGGCAGTGCAAGACCCTGGCAGGACAACAGGTTTTCCATGCAAACAATGTGGCATAGTATGTCCCAATATGCCCACTCTACTCGAACACATGGATATTCACCTTCAACAAGAGGAAGAACGCAAGTTTAAATGTGACGAATGTGGACGTGGTTATAGGCATGCTGGTAGCCTAGCtaaccacaaaaaaacacatgaagtgGGTTCTTTTCGATGTAACATCTGTGGTAAAGAAAACTCGAATGCGTTGGCCCTGAAGAGTCATCTTCGGAGCCACACTTCACAGAAGAAGTACGCCTGTACCGAATGTGGGAAAGCTTTTCGCCTGGCATCACAGCTGGCCACGCATGAGAGGGTTCATCTTGCCAGGAGAGTAAAGGAGCAGTCATATAGAAAGGTAGACATGGAATATCCCACACATGAAGATAGACATGAAACTGAAGATAGACACGAAACTGAAAATAATCACACACATCTTCTCAGTGAGCAGTCAGCCGGTGTTGGGATTTCCACAGAAAGTAGCCCAGCTGAGGACAAGCTGGAGGTTGTGTATAATGCTCAGTCTGAGCCCTCTGATGATGCAGCAAATCGACCATTCAGATGTGATTTGTGCGACAAATCATACATACACCATCGAAGCCTGACcaatcataaaaaaacacaccaagtgGGAATGTTTGAGTGCACAGTGTGTTTCAAACTGTTCAGTAACATGGCTGCTCTCTACAGTCACCAGAGAAGTCACAAGGCAAGAAGCGGGACAGACCCTAATTCAATGGGTGGTTCATACACCGGCACGCCAATGGACCAGTTTTCACCTCAGAGCCAAGAAGCTCCAGTAAATTTTTGCCATTTGTGTCAGGTGCTATTCCCCAATGATGAAGAATTCCAGGAACACATCCAAATGCATAACTCCTCATCTTTGTCATTTGGACTTCAAGATACCTTGTCAGAGAACCACAATATATCATATGACAACAGTATTGCTTCGCCTGAGTCAAATTTTTATGCATCCCCTATAAATAATGTTCCCTCAGTATCATCCATAGATAATCATGGAGGCTTTGATCAGCCGCAGGAGCAGATTAGACGTAACGGTCATGTCTATTCAGACTGCTCCAATAATCAAACACCACCTTCCAACGGCACTCAGGGAGAACCCCCAATCATAGACACAAGCATTCTCAATCCTGCCCTGACACTGGACACTGACAATGCAGCTGAAATGGAAGAGATGTCAACTGTAGATTCTGACGAGCGTCCCTTCAAGTGTCAAATCTGCGGTAAAAGCTACCGGCACTCTGGGAGCCTTATCAACCACAAAAGGTCACATCAGGTCGGGATTTACCAGTGCTCCATCTGCAGAAAGAGCTATCCTCACCTGGCCGCCCTCAAAAGTCATCTTCGTCTCCACAAAGCTCAGTCGTCATCTTATGGCCTCAACGCTGAGGGAGACTGGCTCTCCTCAGAGCCCCTGACTCTGGACAACCAACAGGGTTGCTACTCCTCTCAAGACGAGGAGGGGGATCGTACTCACCCTGTACTTGGTATGGATCAGGAGAACGGAGTTGACCACAGCAATGGAGCTTTGTACCATGAGCAGTTTAATCAGGACTTTATCCAGGATATGACTGTGCATCTACCTCACAATGAACACCTGATGCAGAGGCACATGTGTGCAGACTGCGGTGAGACATTTGCCAATATTGCAGGGATTAAGTCTCACAGTTGCCCACtgctacagcagcagcatgacacCGCGAGCAGTGACTATGACAGTAATATAAATTTCCAGGGCAGTAATGGTAACTGCGCCATTGGAAATCCAGGGAGTAATGTAGAGTTCCATGGTCTGAATGGTAGCCACGACCAAAGTTACTTTGAACAGAACTTCCATGACAATATGAGCAGTGATCAGCTGAATGGTGGCGCAGAAGGTGATGACGTagatgaggaggatgatgatggagaTCTGTATCAGTGCTCTATATGTGGAAACAGCTACACCAGTATGAGGGCTCTCAGGAGCCATCTCCGAGGACACACACAATCCCATAGTACTCCTGCAAGCTCAGGGCCCTCCTCCATGTCCTCCCATGAAGAAGTGAAAGACGAGGAGCCTGGAGAGATGATGATTTGTAGCACATGTGGGGAAAGTTTTGCCACTCGGCAAGATTTAAACGCCCATCAGCTTCTACACACCCAGGACCAGGTAGATAATGTAAATCATTCACATATAAACAACAGCGATGTGTCTCAAGGAAAGGAGGAAGCACAGAGTATCATCTGCGGCAGCTGTGGCATCTTCTGCACCAGCTATCATCATCTTGAGAACCACGGTTGCACAGCTGAGAGGACAGATGAGTCAACACAGGGTAAAGAGGAAATGAAAGTAAATGATGTCGCCCAGTGTGAAGACATGAGTCACGTCAAAGAAACTGTTGACACCCAGAATCGTCAGTACAAGTGTGATCAGTGTGGGCGGTCATACCGACACCCGGGCTCCCTCCTTAACCACAAAAAGTCCCACAAAACAGGTGTATTCAGATGCCTCGTCTGCCAGAAGCGCTTCTACAACCTGCTCGCCCTTAAAAACCATCAAAGGTCCCACTTTGATATTAAGAG GCATACTTGCCACGAGTGTGGGAAAGCCTTCAAAATTCAGAAGCAGCTATTGAATCACCTGAGAAGGCACAAGGAGAACCAAGCCAAAATTCAGGATCTCAACAACCAGATCCAGGCCCTCATGCAGATGAATGGGACCAGGTCAGAGGGAGGAATGCAGTCCTTAACTTCAAATGCCAATCAGGCTTTTACCTCCTCTCGATGCTGCAAGCAACTGCCTGGAGGGAAGAGAGGACAAACAAAGTGCGAGACCTCAGTCAAATCAGAGGACACAGGTGACCAACGGCCTTTTGCCTGTGACCAGTGTGGACGTACATATCGCCACGCAGGAAGTCTGGTCAACCACAGAAACTCCCATAAAACAGGTGAATATTACTGCTCTGTTTGTAACAACACTTACTCCAATCAGCTAGCAATGAAGAACCACTTGCGCACCCACTTTGCATATAAAAAGCACTCTTGCCAAAACTGTGGAAAAGGCTTCAGGGGAAAGAAGCAGCTATTAGCCCACATTTGTGCAGGCCTCAGAAAGGATGGAGCTGGAGGCAAGAGGGGCCTAAAATCTAGAGCCCTTAAGTGCAAGGAATGTAAGCAGGCCTTTCACTCTGTTGACCAACTGACAGCCCATGCCTGTGATGGACCATCAGGCAGCAATGATGCCCAAACCAATACGAGTCCAAAAAAAGAGGAGCGACCTTTCATGTGCAACATTTGTAATCGCAGCTACCGCCATGCAGGCTCACTCCTGAACCACAAAAACACCCACAAGACCGGACACTTCAGTTGCACCTTCTGCTCTAAGCCCTTCACTAACCCCATGGCTCTGCGCAATCACACACGCATCCACACGCAGAAGAAAAAGTACGTGTGTCTCACATGTGGAAAGGCTTTCCGTCTCGCCAGTATCCTGCACAACCATCAGAGGGTCCACAACCGGGTGGCGAGTCACTTCAGCTGTCCTGCATGTGGGAAGAGCTTCCAGGGCAGATCAGGTCTGAAGAGGCACCGCTGCCGCCGAGGTCAGGAGAACTCGCCGAGAGCTGGAGTCCAGCAGTCGGAGAGAGGAGACAAGTGCTTCAT